The nucleotide window TCCCTTTATTGTTTCTAAGCCCTGGCAGTTTCTTGTACATTTACTGAGTTAGTGAAATTCTGaaggtgggggggagggggaagcaaTGCAGTCCCCATGGTTATTTCTTTGATATGTGAAATGTCTTGCACTTTCTTTAGTTGTTGCCCTCCTAAATACATACAGAGCCTGAGcattacttttcctttcatagCAAGAATATGTTACAGTTCCTTATTAGTATAAGCCACACAGTCAGTTTGATACTGGTTCTGCTGTGTATCATTGCTCTGGGATAGAGGTCTTGACAGACAAGGGAAAACTAGCATTTATCACTTAGATGTGATCAAATATTTACACACAAGTTCCCATATCCAAGGATGGTCTCTGTCGGTGTAAAGTGCTATAGCCATCTAGTGGTGGAATCCGTTTTATTGGGCTTAGATAACCGTGTAAAGAACTATTTGCATGTAATGTTTTacaatatatatacatgcacaaaatagattttttttctagagagTTAAATGCCAGTAAAACAAGCATGTAGTTGTTGGCAATGACATTTAATTTTGCTGAATGCTAAAATACAGTAGTAATGGTACTATAAAACAGAGAATGGTGTCATGCCAGAGGGACCTTCTTGTTCAGGTTTACAGTACGAGACTGACTCATACTTCTCAGGTCCTTCTCCCTCGCCTCCTGTCACTGTCCAGCTTCTgagcagagagggaagaaaacaaagcacctGATTAACCTGGTCAGCCACTCAGGTGGAAGAACTAATTCACTTAGGATTTGTAACGATCAGAGTAGTGCTGCAGTTTGTAGTAAGTTTGATAAATGAGGcctctttaaaaacagattctttGACTAAAAATGGAGATATTCATAAATAAGCACAGTGCTAATGATCTTAATAAGGTTTTAATCCAGCTATAAAAACTGCAGCTAGAAAAGGCTAGTGAATATGgaaccacacaaaaaaaagtttacttaaaatgctttctaactattttattaattcacagaaaaatttTCAGAAGTTAGATTTAACTGTGTTACGTGGAGAGGTAAGAATTCTGCTGTGTGATGTTAAATAGCCTGGATTGTAATAGAATAAAATTCCCCCTGGACTGTGGGGAAGTTTGTCTGAGTAAAATCATCAAGACATTCCAGCAGAGTCCTGGTACTTCTGCCTTGACATCCACCAAGAATGAAGTTTGTGATGGGGATTTCAAGTGTGATTGAGTTACAAGCCTAATCAGACACTTAAATCTCTCTAATGCTTAACAGCAGTGCAAAAGGCAAGTACCTTGTGCTCCACATTGTCAAAATTAAATTACTTGTGTTAGGTAAAATGGAATAGGAATCACCATGTATCATTGGAAATAGCACTATGTAGATATAACACTACCACTAGTAGTTGTATGTAGTCATATGTTTATTGGAGAAGTGACCATTATcaagatgcaaaataaattttcccCCCCACATTCAACAAATTTATATCAAAGCAAAAGATATTTTGAGATATCTTTACATTAATACCCTACCAAACATCTTCAGTATGAGTTTTGTGTTAAGTATCCTGGGGCCTCTGTGGACAATGGAAAAGACACCTACAAAATGTCCATTTCTAGCAAGTCAAATCCTGCAAGAGAGCATTCCTCATGAATGCAGAAGGATTAAATATATACAGTCAGTAAGATAGCCACAGAAATGTTCTGCTTCTCACTAAGCTCATGCAAAGAAAAgtttctaagaaaatatttcactggCCACACATGGCACGTGTAATAGCATCTTCTTAGTATATCTGCTGGAAACTAATGCAAGTCTTACCATGCTGTCAGGTAAGACAGCCAAGGTAATGTTGCACAGCTGAAGCTCTAAAAAGAATTAATTGTTCCTCCCAGTACCAAAGGGGAAGTATTCAGGGAATTCGTGAATAATTTTCAGTGCTTCATTGTAGAGTTCCAGATCTGAAAgagggcaaaaaaagaaaaaagcttaaaTTCCCCACTAGCAAATTGCAGCATTAAAGCAATGCCAATTTTAAAGCAATACAGTTGAGTGTTCTCCCTCCCCTACATGCTCTCCAGTTTTCCAACCCTGCCACAGtctcattgctttctttttgagGGGTTATTTTTAGGCCTGCTAAAGGACATCACACAAGGTCCAACACAGGACAGGGAGGACAAAGGACTGTGTAGGTGGGACTGGGGAAACAATCAGGCCTGGGACAACGGCCTAGGTCAGCTCAGGCCTTGAATTGGTCCCTACAGTTTGGCAGTAAAATAATGTATTCAGTACATAGTATTTTCTAATGCCATTGTCTGTTTATGTATTTTCCATACCATGTTAGGCAGCTTGAAGAATGATCCTCTCCAGAGGAAGGGGTAATGATGCTCTCCTTATTTACTGTTCAGAATACAAAATCAATTTGCTCTAACATATCCTTACTTACCAAATGGACTTTTATCTTCCCTGAACTGGACGTATGACATGCACATGATGGTTGCCTGATTTGTTACTCTTCCCACCACTTCAAGAATTCCTGAGATCTCTTCATCTAGCTGCAGAATGTACCAGAAATGAAATTAGCATCACCAAATTAGCTGTTATTTCCACTGCACAGCACTCGAACCAGGAATTCTCTGAAGGTTTGTTCATTACAACAGATTCTGTTCTACATCAAGTCATACATGAGTACtggtggggagaggggaggattaagatacaggaaaaaaaaaaaaaaaaccaaaaacaagcTTTGCACCTTTTACAGATTTACAGTTTTTGTAAAGGCAATTCAGTACTACACAGAAAAGgtatgaagcagcagcagagggaagacTGAACTTTGAGGGTGTATGAAACTATGCTGTCTAAACACTGAAGATTGGTCTAGGGCAACAGAGACAATTAAAATCCAGATTTGAATGAGCTGCATTCAAAACTTTGCAGATTATAAGACTCTATGAAAGCTAAGGAATTATCATTTGTGCCAGAAAGCAGTGCCAGTAATTCTAGATTAAGGAGGATTTAGATTATCatccaaaattatttcttagGTAATAAACCTTTGGTTGAGTAAGAAAAAATAGTAAAGCTAAAAATTTCATCTCACcctaaaatcatttgttttctttttctctttgattttagTATATTCATTTGAAGACTGTGGTACTATTTCAGTAATACCCTTCCAGTATCTGAATCTTGTGTGATCTTTCTAAACACACCCGTTTCTTCcttacacagcactgcagcacagattgAAATGCCCAGCATCCAGC belongs to Lagopus muta isolate bLagMut1 chromosome 7, bLagMut1 primary, whole genome shotgun sequence and includes:
- the RPA3 gene encoding replication protein A 14 kDa subunit, with the protein product MGDVHEAPRPRIAAAQLAQHIGRPVCFVGRVEKIHPTGKLIVLSDGEGCNATVELSEPLDEEISGILEVVGRVTNQATIMCMSYVQFREDKSPFDLELYNEALKIIHEFPEYFPFGTGRNN